The following proteins come from a genomic window of Pseudomonadota bacterium:
- the gatB gene encoding Asp-tRNA(Asn)/Glu-tRNA(Gln) amidotransferase subunit GatB, whose amino-acid sequence MSWEMVIGLEIHAQLATRSKIFSGSSTAYGASPNTQASLVDLGFPGVLPVLNEEAVRMAIRFGLAVDARIDQRSVFARKNYFYPDLPKGYQISQFEAPIVAGGQLTIDGENGTKTIRLTRAHLEEDAGKSLHEAFSGATGIDLNRAGTPLLEIVSEPDLRSAGEAVAYLKKVHALVQYLEICDGNMQEGSFRCDANVSVRPAGQDALGTRTELKNLNSFRFIEKAINVEAERHIDVLEGGGQVVQETRLYDPDKNQTRAMRSKEEANDYRYFPDPDLLPVFISDELIDSLRASLPELPDARRERYRDVLGLNDYDADTLTNSKPHSDYFERLLAHHPADAKRCANWVLGELTAALNKDNVSVTEARVAPERLAALLDRVEDNTISGSIAKEVFTLMWQGEGDADDIIEQQGLKQITDTGALTATIQAVLDQHPAQLAQYREGKTKLLGFFVGKVMQQSGGKANPGQVNQLLRDMLSGEPE is encoded by the coding sequence GTGAGTTGGGAAATGGTTATCGGGCTGGAGATTCACGCGCAGCTAGCCACACGCAGTAAAATTTTCAGCGGCAGCTCCACCGCGTATGGCGCCTCACCCAATACGCAGGCGTCGCTCGTCGATCTGGGGTTCCCGGGCGTACTGCCGGTGCTTAACGAAGAGGCCGTGCGCATGGCCATTCGATTTGGACTGGCGGTCGATGCGCGCATCGATCAGCGATCGGTGTTTGCGCGTAAGAATTATTTTTACCCCGACTTGCCGAAGGGCTATCAAATTTCGCAGTTTGAGGCACCGATTGTTGCTGGCGGTCAACTGACCATCGATGGGGAAAACGGTACCAAGACGATTCGGCTGACTCGCGCCCATTTAGAAGAAGATGCGGGCAAGTCGCTGCATGAGGCCTTTAGCGGCGCCACGGGGATTGATCTCAATCGTGCCGGTACGCCGCTGCTGGAAATTGTCAGTGAGCCCGATCTACGTTCGGCTGGTGAAGCGGTCGCGTACCTCAAAAAAGTGCATGCGCTCGTGCAGTATCTAGAGATCTGCGATGGCAACATGCAGGAAGGTTCGTTTCGTTGTGACGCGAATGTGTCGGTGCGACCCGCCGGTCAGGACGCGTTGGGAACGCGTACCGAGTTGAAGAATCTCAACTCGTTTCGATTTATTGAAAAGGCCATCAATGTCGAGGCCGAGCGGCACATCGACGTGCTCGAAGGTGGCGGTCAGGTTGTGCAAGAAACCCGTCTGTACGACCCGGACAAAAATCAAACGCGCGCCATGCGTTCCAAAGAAGAGGCCAATGACTATCGGTACTTTCCAGACCCTGATCTGTTGCCGGTTTTTATCTCCGATGAACTGATCGACTCACTTCGCGCGTCACTGCCCGAACTGCCCGATGCGCGACGCGAGCGGTATCGCGATGTGTTGGGTTTAAATGACTATGACGCGGATACACTGACAAACAGCAAGCCACATTCGGACTACTTTGAGCGACTTCTCGCGCATCACCCAGCGGACGCGAAACGTTGCGCGAATTGGGTGCTCGGCGAATTAACCGCGGCACTCAATAAAGACAATGTGTCGGTGACGGAGGCGCGTGTGGCGCCTGAGCGGCTCGCGGCACTGCTGGATCGCGTTGAAGACAACACGATCTCAGGATCGATTGCCAAAGAGGTGTTCACGCTCATGTGGCAGGGGGAGGGCGATGCAGACGACATTATCGAGCAACAAGGCCTCAAACAAATTACCGATACAGGCGCTTTGACGGCGACCATACAGGCCGTGCTCGATCAACATCCTGCGCAGCTGGCACAGTACCGCGAGGGTAAGACGAAACTGTTGGGTTTCTTTGTCGGTAAGGTCATGCAGCAAAGTGGCGGCAAGGCGAATCCCGGCCAGGTTAATCAGCTTCTTCGCGACATGTTGTCTGGAGAACCTGAATGA
- a CDS encoding Hsp33 family molecular chaperone HslO, with translation MNDHDSIHAFAFQDFGVRGKLVHLNASWQAVVANKAYPEPIRLLLGEALAASVLLASTLKFDGKLTLQLQTERALSLLLTQCTSDFHLRGLAHWHEDRLDDDPRRLFDQGRLALTLEPSGEGQRYQGIVPLEQTTLAGCVEDYFAASEQLPTRLWFAASADQIVGMLLQQMPREGGRQTSRADDDGWPRVQMLADTITRDELLQLSDLDILHRLFHEENVRLFSSSPVSFRCTCSQARIRNMLRGLGQAEVDSIIAEQGVVSVDCEFCGRSYTLDAIDAAHLFVDEAVNLSDQKH, from the coding sequence ATGAACGATCACGACAGCATCCATGCGTTTGCGTTTCAGGATTTTGGGGTTCGCGGAAAACTGGTGCACCTCAATGCAAGTTGGCAGGCGGTCGTCGCCAATAAAGCCTACCCTGAGCCGATTCGACTCCTGCTAGGTGAAGCGCTGGCGGCGTCGGTGCTCCTTGCCTCCACATTAAAGTTTGATGGCAAGCTTACATTGCAACTACAAACGGAGCGCGCGCTCAGTTTACTGCTTACTCAATGCACGAGTGATTTTCATTTGCGCGGTTTGGCGCACTGGCACGAGGATCGACTCGACGATGACCCTCGGCGATTGTTTGATCAGGGTCGCTTGGCGCTCACGCTGGAACCTTCCGGCGAGGGTCAGCGCTATCAGGGTATCGTGCCACTCGAGCAAACGACGTTGGCCGGCTGCGTCGAGGATTATTTTGCCGCATCAGAGCAGTTGCCCACGCGCTTATGGTTTGCGGCCAGCGCCGACCAGATCGTCGGCATGTTGCTGCAACAAATGCCCCGCGAAGGGGGGCGTCAGACCAGTCGTGCGGATGACGATGGCTGGCCGCGTGTGCAGATGCTTGCCGACACCATTACGCGCGATGAGCTTTTACAGCTTTCCGATCTCGATATTCTTCACCGTTTGTTTCACGAAGAGAATGTGCGTCTTTTCTCCTCATCGCCGGTGTCGTTTCGCTGCACTTGCAGTCAGGCGCGCATCCGAAACATGCTCAGAGGCCTGGGCCAGGCCGAGGTCGACAGTATTATCGCTGAGCAAGGCGTCGTGTCGGTCGATTGTGAATTCTGCGGTCGTTCGTACACGCTCGATGCGATTGATGCCGCGCATCTTTTCGTCGATGAAGCAGTCAACTTGTCGGATCAGAAACACTAG